A region of the Serinicoccus profundi genome:
CATCGAGGTGCCGACGACTTGGGAGGAGTATGCCGCCGCCGCCGAGCAGGTGCGCGAGAACGACGGCTACATCACCAACTTCTCCACGAGCGACATCAACCAGTTCGCCGGCTTCGTGTGGCAGGCGGGCGGGTCGTGGTTCGCGACCGAGGGCGACACCTGGCAGGTCGGGCTCGACAGCCCGGAGTCCGTCCAGGTCGCCGACTACTGGAACGGCCTCATCCAGGACGACCTGGTCTCGACGCTGCCGCCGTGGACCACCGAGTGGGACAACCCCTACAACACCGGTGAGGCGTGGACGTGGGTCTCGGCCGTCTGGGGCGCCAACTCCCTCATGTCCGGAGCGCCCGACACCGAGGGCAGCTGGCGGGTCGCGCCCATGCCGACCTGGGGCGATGAGCAGGCCGCCGGCAACTGGGGCGGCTCGACCACCGCGGTCTTCAAGGGCACCGAGCACCCGCACGAGGCCGCGCAGTTCGCGCTGTGGCTCAACACCTCCGAGGAGGCGCACACGGCGCTCATCGAGGCCGCCAACCTCTACCCCGCGACGACCGAGGGCCAGCAGCTGCCGGCGCTGACCGAGGGCGTGCCGTTCCACGGCGACCAGGCGATCTACGAGGTCTTCACCGAGGCCGGCGCCACGGTGCCGACCGAGTGGACCTGGGGCCCGACGATGACGCAGGTCTACAACGACGTCGCCGACGGCTTCTCCTCCGCCGCCAGCGGCGACGGCAGCCTGGCCGACGCCCTGGGCTCCACGCAGGAGTCCACGCTCGGCGCCCTGGAGAGCCAGGGCATCCCCGTCGGCGAGTAGTCGACCTCCGACCGCGACCGGGCGCACCCACGTGCGCCCGGTCGCGGCGCGTCGCCACGGCATACCCGTGCGTGCGGCACCGGGGTGTGTCCGCCGCCCGTGGCACGATCAGCGCATGCATCCTGCGGACAGCCACGACGTCATCCGGGTCCGCGGCGCCCGGGTCAACAACCTGCGGGACGTCGACGTCGACATCCCCAAGCGCCGGCTCACGGTCTTCAGCGGGGTGTCCGGGTCGGGCAAGTCGAGCCTGGTCTTCGGCACGATCGCCGCCGAGAGCCAGCGCCTGATCAACGAGACCTACTCGGCCTTCCTGCAGTCCTTCATGCCGGTGACGAGCCGTCCCGAGGTCGAGGAGCTCGACGGGCTGTCGGCCGCGATCGTCGTCGACCAGGAGCGGCTGGGCGCCAACGCCCGCTCGACCGTCGGCACCGCGACCGACGCGTATGCCCTCCTCCGGATCCTCTTCAGTCGCCTCTCCGAGCCGCACGTCGGCCCGAGCTCGGCCTTCTCCTTCAACCTCGCCAGCGCCAGCGGCAGCGGCCGGCTCGTCGTGGACAAGGGCGGCAAGCCGCCGAAGGGGGAGGCCGCGACCTTCGAGTTCATCGGCGGCATGTGCCCGGTGTGCGAGGGCATCGGCACCCAGGCCGCCATCGATGAGGACGTCGTCGTCGACCGGACCAAGAGTCTCAACGAGGGCGCGATCCTCGTCCCGGGGTATGGCGTGGGCACCTGGGGCTGGAAGATGTACGGCGAGGAGGGGGCCGCCGCCGACGGCAAGCTCGACATGGACAAGGTCCTGGGCGACTACTCCGAGCGCGAGTGGCACTGGTTGATGTACCAGGAGCCGACGAAGGTGAAGTTCGCCGGGATCAACCTCACCTACGAGGGGCTGGTCGTGCGGATCCGGCGCACCCTCTTCGGCGACCGCGACCCCAAGCAGAAGCACATGATCGAGTTCAAGGAGCGGGTGGCGACCACCGGCCCCTGCACCGCCTGCGGTGGCACCCGGCTCAACGAGGCGGCCCGCACCGCGACGGTCGCCGGCACGACGATCAGCGAGTGCACCGCGATGCAGGTCAGCGACCTGGCGGAATGGGTCCGCGGCATCACCGACCCCTCGGTGCGGCCGCTGGTGGCCAACCTCGCCGCGATGCTCGACTCCTTCACCGAGATCGGGCTGGGCTACCTCTCCCTGGACCGGGAGGCCGGCACGCTCTCGGGCGGGGAGGCCCAGCGGGTCAAGATGATCCGCCAGCTCGGCAGCGCGCTGACCGACGTCACCTACGTCTTCGACGAGCCCACCGTCGGCCTGCACCCGCACGACATCCGGCGGATGATCGCGTTGCTCACCTCGCTGCGTGACAAGGGCAACACGATCCTCGTCGTCGAGCACAAGCCCGAGGTCATCGAGGCCGCCGACCACGTCATCGACATCGGCCCGGGGGCGGGCAACGACGGCGGCACCATCACCTTCGAGGGGGAGGTGGCCGGGCTGCGCGCCTCCGACACCGTCACCGGGCGCTACCTCGACCACCGGATGTCGCTGCGTCCTGCCGACCAGGTCCGCCCGGGCACCGGCGCCATCGAGATCCGCGGTGCGTCCACCCACAACCTCAAGGACGTCGACGTCGACCTGCCGACCGGCGTGCTGGTGGCGGTCACCGGGGTCGCGGGGTCGGGCAAGAGCTCCCTGGTCCACGGCTCGCTCGGCGGGCGCGAGGACGTCCTCATCGTCGACCAGTCCGCCATCCGGGGTTCGCGCCGCTCCAACCCGGCGACCTACTCGGGCCTGCTCGACCCGATCCGCACCGCCTTCGCCAAGGAGAACGGCGTGCCCGCCTCGCTCTTCTCCCCCAACTCCGAGGGTGCCTGCCCCGTCTGCAACGGCCAGGGCGTCATCTACCCCGAGCAGGGGATGCTCGCCGGGGGGCCCTCACGCTGCGAGACCTGCGGGGGCCGACGCTTCCGCGACGACGTCCTCGAGCACACCCTCCACGGGCTCACCATCGCCGAGGTCTTCGAGCTCTCGATCGCCCAGGCCGCCGAGGTCTTCGGCACCGGCAAGGCCAAGGGGATTCTCGCCCGGCTGGTCGACGTCGGACTCGGCTACCTCCGCCTCGGGCAGCCGCTCACGACGCTCTCCGGCGGCGAGCGCCAGCGGCTCAAGCTGGCCTCGCAGCTCGGAGGCAAGGGCACGACGATCGTCCTGGACGAGCCCACCGCCGGGCTGCACCTGGCCGACACCGAGCGTCTCGTCGAGATGCTGCATACCTTGGTGGAGCAGGGGCACAGCCTCATCGTCATCGAGCACAACCTCGCCGTGGTCGCCCACGCCGACTGGGTCATCGACATCGGTCCGGGCGCCGGGCACGACGGCGGCCAGGTGGTCTTCGAGGGCACCCCGGTCGACATGGTCGAGCGGGGCGACAGCCTCACCGCCGAGCACCTCAAGGAGTGGGTGAGCGCCTGAGCGGCGAGTGTCCGCACGATCTCATCCTGTGGGCGGAGGCAGATCCGGCTGCGGGCTGATGTGCCCGGGGGCCCGGGTGACGAGGGTGGAAGGGACCGATTCGTCGAGACCGAGGAGTCACCACCATGCACCGTCGCATCATGAGCAGCGCCGTCGCCCTGGCCCTGACCGTCACTCCGGCCGTCGCCCTGGCCACGCCCCAGGAGGGCGGGGCCGAGTTACCCGCGGCGCTCGGGTCACCTGCGGCCCCACCCTCGCTCGAGGAGGAGTCGGTGCGGGAGGCCCTCCGTGACGCCGCCTCCGAGGCGGCCACCCAGGTCGCCGCCCAGCGCACCGACGCCTCGGCGCCGGGCGGCCCGGTGCCGCGATCGATCCGCCCGGACCTCGACGCCGCCCTCGACACGATCGTCGCGGACGGCGCGATCGGTATCAGCGCGACCGTCGAGACGCCCACCCTGAGCTGGGCGGACGCCGCGGGGCGGCGCCACCTGGAGGGTCGGGCTCCTGCCCTGGAGCGCAGCCCTGTGCGGGTCGCGAGCAACACCAAGATGATGATCGCGACCCTCGTCATGCAGGAGGTGGAGGCGGGCACCTGGACACTGGACACCCGGGTGGAGGACGTCATACCCGGGTTGTTCTCGGGGCGTCCCGAGATCACGATCCGCCACCTGCTCAGCCACACCTCGGGTATGCCGCTGGGCACCTACGAGCTCATCACCCCCTACGCGGGCGAGGACCCGGAGGACTGGGACGCCTTCGTGTCCGCTATCAGCCGCGACTACACCGATGCAGAGCACATCCAGGCCGTCAACGCGGCTCCGTGGCCGGGCGAGCCGGGTGAGGGCTACACCTACTCCAACGCCGGGTACGTCGCGCTCGGCATGCTGCTGGAGCAGGTCACCGGTGAGTCGGTCGAGACGTTGGTGACCGAGCGCGTGCGTCGGCCGGCGGGCATGGGGCAGTCGAGGTACCCGGACGACCCCGGCCTGACCGGACCTGCCCTGCACGAGGCGATGTTCGTCGACGGGCGCGGCTGGATCGGGCTCGACGGCTTCGACCCCGACGTCTTCTCGCACAGCGGTGCGGCGACCAGCACCGTCGAGGACCTCAACGACTTCACCCGCTCGCTCATGTCGGGGGAGCTCGTCTCGCAGGACTCCGTCGAGCAGATGATCACGCTGTCGTCGGACAACCCCCTGGGCTACGGGCTCGGCACCTACGCGATCCCGGACCCGTGCCGTCCAGGTGAGTTCCTGCACGGGCACGACGGCGCGACCTTCGGCTCGCTGAGCATCGCCCTGAGCTCGCGCGACGGATCACGCCAGCTGGCGCTCGGGGTGACCGGGCGCGACCTCACCGTCGGTCAGGACGCGCTCTACGACCTCAACGACATCCTCGTGCCGATGCTGCTCGCCTCCTGCTGAGGGCGCCCTGTCAGGGACGCTCCTGGTCGAACTCACCCTCGCTCACGTGCATCGCGGCCTCCTCGGCCGGGTCGCCGGCGCCGGACTCGAAGCCTTCGATGCCGGCGTCGGCGTCGCCGCCCAGCACGTCCTGGTCGGCGGGGATGGCGTCCGGGTCGTCGCCGCCGAGGAGTTCGGGCTCGCGGCTGGTGTCCTCCCCGCCGGTCTCCGGGCGGCCGTAGGACGTGCCCTCCTCCGGCAGCTCCTGGGAGATCCGCTGGTCGATGGTCTCCTCGGCCGGGTCGTCGTCGGCGAACTCCGAGCTCACCGGGCGGCGGTCCGGCGGGCTCCAGGCGACATCGGCGGTCGAGCTCGGCTCGTCGAGGTTGACCTCCGCCTCGGCCTCCTGCTCCGGGGAGTAGTCGCGGGTGCCGCTCTCGTCCTCATAGGGGTTCTCGCTCATGGGTCCACGGTGCGCGCTGACACCCGCGTCGGCAACTCCAACCGGACGTCTAGCATCGCCGGATGCTTCGCGTCGCCTCCGTCAACATCAACGGCATCCGGGCCAGCCGCCGACGCGGCCTGGGGGACTGGATGGCCGCCCGCGACTGCGACGTCCTTACCTTCCAGGAGGTCCGGTGCACCCTCGCCGACCTGCCGGAGGACGCCTTCGGCGGCTACCACGCGGCCTACGACCCCGGGTCGGTCGCCGGCCGCAACGGCGTCGCCGTCCTCACCCGCCGAGCACCTGCGGCGGTGCGCACCTGGGGAGCCGACGTGCTGCTGCGGGGGCCGGGGGAACGGCATACCTCGGTGGTGGCGGCGCAGGTGCCCACCCTCGCCCGCGGCATCTCGAGGTATGCCGGTGAGGGGCGCTACCTCGAGGTGGACCTGGCCGACGCTCCCCTGACGGTGGCGGCGCTCTACCTGCCCAAGGGTGGGCTGCCCGCTCACCTGCAGAAGCCGGGGCGACAGCGCCAGGCCCCGGACGGCGGCGCGAGGTATGAGCGCAAGATGCACTTCCTCGACGCCTTCGCCCGGCAGCTCGGGCGGGCCCGGCGGGAGGCCCGGGCGCGAGGCCGGGACTTCCTGCTCACCGGCGACCTCAACCTCGCGCACACCCGGCTCGACGTCGCCGCATGGCGCCGCAACCAGCAGTCGGAGGGTTTCCTGCCGGAGGAACGGGCCTGGCTCGACGCCCAGCTCTCACCACGGACCCTCGTGGACGTCGTCCGGCACCTGCACCCTGCCGAGCCCGGCCCCTACTCGTGGTGGTCCTGGCTCGGTCAGGCGTATGCCAAGGACGCCGGGTGGCGGATCGACTACCACCTCGCCACGCCGGGCCTGGCCCGCACCGCGGCGCGGGCGGAGGTGGACCGGGAGCACGCGGGCGTCCGGCTCTCCGACCACGCCCCGGTCGTCGTGGACTACGAGGGCTGACCGGTGGGCTGGAGGGCCTGCTGTCGGTGGGCTGGGGGCCCTGCTGACCGGTGGGCCGGGGGGCCCGCTGTCGGTGGGCTGGGCGCCTCGGGTGCCTGCTGTCGGTGGGCTGGGCGCCTCGGGTGCCTG
Encoded here:
- a CDS encoding excinuclease ABC subunit UvrA → MHPADSHDVIRVRGARVNNLRDVDVDIPKRRLTVFSGVSGSGKSSLVFGTIAAESQRLINETYSAFLQSFMPVTSRPEVEELDGLSAAIVVDQERLGANARSTVGTATDAYALLRILFSRLSEPHVGPSSAFSFNLASASGSGRLVVDKGGKPPKGEAATFEFIGGMCPVCEGIGTQAAIDEDVVVDRTKSLNEGAILVPGYGVGTWGWKMYGEEGAAADGKLDMDKVLGDYSEREWHWLMYQEPTKVKFAGINLTYEGLVVRIRRTLFGDRDPKQKHMIEFKERVATTGPCTACGGTRLNEAARTATVAGTTISECTAMQVSDLAEWVRGITDPSVRPLVANLAAMLDSFTEIGLGYLSLDREAGTLSGGEAQRVKMIRQLGSALTDVTYVFDEPTVGLHPHDIRRMIALLTSLRDKGNTILVVEHKPEVIEAADHVIDIGPGAGNDGGTITFEGEVAGLRASDTVTGRYLDHRMSLRPADQVRPGTGAIEIRGASTHNLKDVDVDLPTGVLVAVTGVAGSGKSSLVHGSLGGREDVLIVDQSAIRGSRRSNPATYSGLLDPIRTAFAKENGVPASLFSPNSEGACPVCNGQGVIYPEQGMLAGGPSRCETCGGRRFRDDVLEHTLHGLTIAEVFELSIAQAAEVFGTGKAKGILARLVDVGLGYLRLGQPLTTLSGGERQRLKLASQLGGKGTTIVLDEPTAGLHLADTERLVEMLHTLVEQGHSLIVIEHNLAVVAHADWVIDIGPGAGHDGGQVVFEGTPVDMVERGDSLTAEHLKEWVSA
- a CDS encoding serine hydrolase domain-containing protein, producing MSSAVALALTVTPAVALATPQEGGAELPAALGSPAAPPSLEEESVREALRDAASEAATQVAAQRTDASAPGGPVPRSIRPDLDAALDTIVADGAIGISATVETPTLSWADAAGRRHLEGRAPALERSPVRVASNTKMMIATLVMQEVEAGTWTLDTRVEDVIPGLFSGRPEITIRHLLSHTSGMPLGTYELITPYAGEDPEDWDAFVSAISRDYTDAEHIQAVNAAPWPGEPGEGYTYSNAGYVALGMLLEQVTGESVETLVTERVRRPAGMGQSRYPDDPGLTGPALHEAMFVDGRGWIGLDGFDPDVFSHSGAATSTVEDLNDFTRSLMSGELVSQDSVEQMITLSSDNPLGYGLGTYAIPDPCRPGEFLHGHDGATFGSLSIALSSRDGSRQLALGVTGRDLTVGQDALYDLNDILVPMLLASC
- a CDS encoding exodeoxyribonuclease III, producing MLRVASVNINGIRASRRRGLGDWMAARDCDVLTFQEVRCTLADLPEDAFGGYHAAYDPGSVAGRNGVAVLTRRAPAAVRTWGADVLLRGPGERHTSVVAAQVPTLARGISRYAGEGRYLEVDLADAPLTVAALYLPKGGLPAHLQKPGRQRQAPDGGARYERKMHFLDAFARQLGRARREARARGRDFLLTGDLNLAHTRLDVAAWRRNQQSEGFLPEERAWLDAQLSPRTLVDVVRHLHPAEPGPYSWWSWLGQAYAKDAGWRIDYHLATPGLARTAARAEVDREHAGVRLSDHAPVVVDYEG